One window of the Camarhynchus parvulus chromosome 2, STF_HiC, whole genome shotgun sequence genome contains the following:
- the LOC115900923 gene encoding lymphocyte antigen 6E → MKALLLAVLAAVLCVERAHTLVCFSCSDASSNWACLTPVKCAENENHCVTTYVGVGLGGKSGQSISKGCSPICPSAGINLGIAAASVYCCDSFLCNISGSSSVRASSTILALGILISFIYVLQARQ, encoded by the exons ATGAAGGCGCTCCTGCTCGCTGTGCTGGCCGCGGTGCTGTGCGTGGAGAGAG CCCACACGCTcgtctgcttttcctgctcgGATGCCTCCTCCAACTGGGCCTGCCTGACGCCTGTCAAGTGTGCAGAGAATGAAAACCACTGCGTGACGACGTACGTCGGAGTGGGACTCG gcgGGAAATCCGGCCAGTCCATCTCCAAGGGATGCTCTCCCATCTGCCCCAGCGCCGGGATCAACCTGGGAATAGCGGCCGCCTCCGTTTACTGCTGCGACTCCTTCCTCTGCAACATCAGCGGTTCCAGCAGCGTCCGAGCCAGCTCCACCATCCTGGCCTTGGGAATCCTCATCAGCTTCATCTACGTCCTGCAGGCTCGCCAGTGA